The sequence GCGTGGCCGACATCTCCAGGCGCCGCCCCAACAGCCAGGCCAGCTCACACGCCAGCGCCCAGGCCAGAAGCCAGGCCACCGCCCAGCCAGGCCTCAACCTGCAGCGGCTGCTGGTGCCCCACCCCGGCGCCACCCTGCTGCTGCGGGTGGCCGGCGACTCGATGCGCGATGCCGGCATCCGGCACGGCGACCTGCTGGTGGTGGACCGGCAGCTCGAACCGCGGGCGGGCCTGGTGGTAGTGGCCCTGCTCGATGGCGGCTTCACCGTGAAACGCCTGGCCGGCCGCGGAACCCGGCAGTGGCTGGAGGCGGCCCATCCCGCCTACCCGTCCCTGCCGCTGCACCCGCATCCCGACGCCCGCATCTGGGGGGTGGCCACCCATGTGATCCGCCGCTGCTGAGGGGGCCATGCCGACCAGCACGGCCATCGCCCTGATCGATGGCAACAACTTCTATGCCTCCTGCGAGGCGGTGCTGGAGCCCGCCCTGCTGGGCCGGCCGCTGGTGGTGCTCTCCAACAACGACGGC is a genomic window of Cyanobium sp. NS01 containing:
- a CDS encoding LexA family transcriptional regulator, producing the protein MENSAPDTASTQYICTSLWIDDPRGVADISRRRPNSQASSHASAQARSQATAQPGLNLQRLLVPHPGATLLLRVAGDSMRDAGIRHGDLLVVDRQLEPRAGLVVVALLDGGFTVKRLAGRGTRQWLEAAHPAYPSLPLHPHPDARIWGVATHVIRRC